In Crassostrea angulata isolate pt1a10 chromosome 4, ASM2561291v2, whole genome shotgun sequence, one genomic interval encodes:
- the LOC128179989 gene encoding uncharacterized protein LOC128179989: protein MAGPAVQVPESLKEKAVTIIMPPSPTKTLKDAMSSPVREILTVQGQIIRDEAIKTVKVAQKDTKIRALTLEENGQTMELTLWRELSKQDLKIGQYIEVTHCLVSEWLRKKSLNSTRNTTIKAVQPKDMVVTGNVEALSMTDTHCEMCVKEDDIYKDFIVDLDMVRAQVQRYVEEAGTFNLQQLENMIVDKLLFPVKLVINGTTVISFELL from the exons atggCAGGACCAGCTGTACAAGTGCCAGAATCTTTAAAGGAAAAAGCAGTTACCATAATCATGCCACCATCACCTACAAAAACCTTGAAGGATGCAATGTCATCGCCTGTTAGAGAAATCCTGACTGTTCAAGGGCAAATTATTCGT GATGAAGCAATCAAAACAGTGAAAGTTGCCCAGAAGGACACTAAGATTAGAGCATTGACCTTAGAAGAGAATGGACAGACAATGGAACTAACTCTTTGGAGAGAACTGAGTAAACAAGACTTGAAGATAGGGCAATACATTGAAGTTACTCATTGTCTTGTATCTGAATGGCTCAGAAAGAAGAGTCTCAACTCCACAAGAAACACCACCATCAAG GCTGTACAACCTAAAGATATGGTTGTAACCGGAAATGTCGAAGCTCTGTCAATGACGGACACCCACTGTGAAATGTGTGTCAAGGAAGATGACATATATAAAGACTTTATTGTGGATCTGGACATGGTTCGTGCCCAAGTTCAAAGATATGTGGAAGAAGCCGGAACTTTTAACTTACAACAGCTAGAAAATATGATTGTTGACAAACTTCTCTTCCCTGTGAAGCTCGTCATCAACGGCACAACAGTCATTTCCTTTGAATTGTTATAA